The nucleotide window ATCATCAGCGCGGTTTCACAACTACCTTTCCCGGTCGCCCTACAAAGCTCTCCAGCGCCGGTCTTGTCTTCCTGCACTTTGGCCGCGCCATCGTTGCTGAGCGCCTTGGACAACCCGAGGACTCTGCCGACGTTGAATTGATTTACGAGAAACTGTACGAGAACTTCGTTGAAGCCCTCGACGCCCACGACAATGGTATTTCTGTTTTCGACCCTGCGGGTATCGCCGCTGCAGGTCTTGAGAAACGCTTCAGCGATGGCGCCTTTGGCCTTGGTGCCATGGTCGGACGTCTGAACCCCAAGTGGAACGACCCTACGCCATCTGATCCCGCTGAGGCTCAGGCAGCTGAGGATGCCAAGTTCAACGAGGCCAGCAACCGCATTGGCGAGGAGTTCGACAGAGATCTTGACGGCTATGCCGGTTCTTGGCTCCCTGCCCGCACCATTGTCCAGGAAGCCTTCACCAAGCGCACACAATACGACGAGCAGGGCcgtcttcttgtcctcgaaGGCCAGTCTGTGCCCTGGAAGGACCACCTCTATACTCTCGAGGACGGTACTCCTTCGGTGCTCTACGTTTTGTACGCTGAGAAGCCTGAGCCTGGCGCCAAGTGGCGTATCCAGTGCGTTCCTGAGAGCAAGGACTCATTCGTCAGTCGAAAGCCCTTGCCCGAGGCATGGAGAGGATTCCGCGATGCTGAGCTAGATGGCATCAGTGGCATTCCTGGCTGCGTCTTTGTCCATGCAGCTGGCTTCATTGGTGGCAACAAGACTTTCGAGGGTGCCAAGCAAATGGCGCTCAAGGCTCTGGGTCCTTAAAAAGAGCATCACCACCTGGAAACCATTTAGGGTGTATGAACATTTCTACGAGATCATGGGGAAATACAAAAGTTCCGGGGAATACTACACGCGAAGACAAAAGGGGGGGATAAAAAAGGGAATGGAAATAGAAAGGATACTTCTGAAACGAAGCAGGTAGCTAAACGACCAAATGAACATGATAACCATTTGCGGAGAGTGTGGTGTTTCTCCCACCCTGCCGCTGTCAAACAATCTATCCGATGATTCCAGATCGAGATATGTCCCCCATGTGTGCGAGCCAGATTGTCTGCCAATTCCCAAACGCCAACTGTGCGATCCTCGTAAGTCGTCAAAACCGATTTCGCAATCCACCACAAGCCCACGCACAAGGCTTCTTACAAAAGAAACAAACGTTTCATGTTTTGCGAGACAAGAAtgaaaaaataaaataataaaaatactCTTTCTTTGTTCCTGCTCAGTTGCACTTTTCTTTTACCATTTTCATTCAACGCTCTATCGTCGGATTGGAATGCCCTCGCCGCCAGCGGCAACAGGCTCAGGTATAGCAGCATCTGCATCCTTGGACTTGTCGGCATCATTACCCTCGGTCTCGTCAGCGCTTGTCTCGCTCTTGAGGAAGCTGCTCTCCTTGATAGGGCTGCCAGCCTGGATGCCGGGCACGGAGCCGTGATGGGCGTGCTTGGGTACGTTGGCTCCGGAGCCGTTCACCGGGGACGAGAGGTGGGGTATGTTCTCGGGGACTGGGTGCTGAGAGCCGACGGCACCAGCATCAACGCCGTCGCCCTTGCCGGCCTTGGACATGGCATAGTCGCCTGAGTCGAAGTATTTGCGGTCCTTGAGATGCTTGGCGAAGTGGTCGGATCGAGAGGGCAGCTTGCCGTAGAGGCGGAAAAGACGCTGCTCCTCAGGAGTGAGTGACTACAACGAAGGGTTGGCATCAGCAAGGTATTCGGTACGATTGAAGATCGTGTCGGTGTAGATGTTGCGAGGAGGGATTGATATTGACGGGTATCATGGTCATCGAGTCATGCACAGAGGGGAGCTCGAATCGCCTAAGGTTGGTCTCCAAGGGCAGCTTACCTTGACGTCgaccttgttcttctgaTGAGGGTTCATGGCGAAAGAAGTACTGCTGATACGCTAAGGTCGAGATCACAAGTGAAGGGGTGAGGATCGGGTCGAAGGACAAATGTGTACAGTGGTCTCTTGGTATTTAGACAAGCAAAGAGTTCGTTTTGAAAAGGACCAAGATCGAGCGAGAATGGCGGGGGGATTTATTGGAGGAGCCACAGGGTCCCAGGTGGTAGCAGTAGCAGTAGCGGTGGCAGCAAGGGATTAGGGATTGATGATTGTGCCTGATTGGGGGGCTCGAGAGCAGTTGGGTATGATGTAGCTGTGAGCCTGAGAGGTTTAGTGGGGTAGCGAGTTTCAGTGAGGTGTATGAAGATAGAGGGGCGGCTGCTTAGCTGTATACACGTCATAAGCGCATGGGGTTCAACGTGGACAGCCAACTCGATTATTGATGTGTACCTCTGTTTTAACGAAACTCGTGTTTGTCTCTTCTCGGGGATGATTCGTATCTACGTATGCTTATCTTTTCTCCAAAATTGACAGCATGTGCATTCTCTCCTGTCCCCTTTCTGTACTTCACGTGTCGATTTGACTACAACTTCACTCTCCAACGGCCAATATCAGCGCATGATAAACTTACTGTACATGGGTGGCGATGTCAAATAATCAACTTCTGTCGAGCTGTACCAGGCAACACAGTATCATCGGGTAACTACAGCAATGCAATGATCCGCGCTGCATAAATTGTGTCTGTGTCTTTGCCCCAAGCATGACAATGACCCGTGCTTCTTTGCTTCCTGGTTGGGCATTGCTTATCCAGCAGGAATCGCAATAAGCCTTTAACATCTACCTGTTTTATGGGTCGACAGTGAATTGGACGAAGGAACATCCTCACTGGGTATCGAGAGTGCCATCGACATTTGACAGTACCCCGAAGTCACTAGGATCGACAGGGCGACTTGCTCGTCCCCTGGTAGCTTGCATTGAAGTTAACATCCATTGATACCCAGTGGATAATCAAAAGCCACGGTCTATGGGGTCAGGTTTGGGAGCCATAATTGGGCTGCTGGACCCCAGACAGCGGTACTGTCAAGCATGCTGTGCTCGGGAACGCAGCTTGTTGCGATATGGAGTATGGTTGTACGGATGAGTCAAGACAACATCGAAGCGAAGCGAGTGACGCGTTGTTGGTGAGTACCGTCTTGACACACCAAGCATGAAGAGACTCCGTCGTTTGCCAGTCAAATAGTTGTCTTGCGTTTCATTACGCTCTGCTCTTGTGTCGTGCTTATCTATAAGCATTCTCTTGACTGGATGTTAGTGGGCGAGAGCCGAGAGATTCTAGTAGCAGAGTTCATGGTTGGCTCGGTTCGCCTCGATAAGGACATGAAATGCGGCTTACTTTCTTTACGTTAAGCTAGCCCTGGGCTCCATCGCTCACATGGCATTCTTTCTAGCGTCATCAGCCATCCATTGAGCTAGGAACGGAAGCCAACACACTGCGGCACCACAAACACCATTACCGGCATTCCATCTCCGGGTTGTTTTGCACTGTGTCTCCCTCCTCTTATCGGGATCAATATCCCTTTCTCGTCCATGTCATTGCTGTCGGGTTTCTTCAAATTCCAGCTACTTCTGACGTGTTATTATAAGTACCACAAACCCACACTTGTTGTTCTCCGACCGAAGGACTACTGTTGCAACCACAATGGTAACCACTTGAGCAAAGAATCAGTGATACACACGGCTCTTCTTGGTTCTGGCTTTTAAAGCTCAAAGGGATGCCGGCTGCTGATCATCGTTCTTAGGATAGAGTTCGTTATGTTGGCGCAAAGCGGAAGCTTGACGCACCCCGCAAGCCGGCCCCGGGGTACTAACTAATGCAGAGGTGCAGTCAAAGGTCTGCCTATCACCAGAATCTCCCATTGTGAAGAGGGCAGCAGTGGCTggcttgttgatgaagatttGGCATGGCGTCAAAGTCAAAACCAGAACTGATGCTTCCTGTCGGCAGTTGATCAATCCATCACTGCAAATGGCACTGATCGAATTGCTGATGTTTGACATGATCAGTCAttggtcttcttggctcAGCCATTAAAAATTATGATAGCAACGTCTTGCGTCTCTGTGTGCGTCGAGACTTAGTGGTTGCTAGAGAGCTAACTTATACCGGCCTTTGTCTTGTTGGGACCAGTATTACGGTTTCCAGCATGGGTATTTCAGACACTGGATCCCGGAATCCGTCATTCCCATTATTGCTGTATGCATATTCATATGTCTAAATCCGCTGAATAAGTCGCCGAGGTTGGTAGTTGCGGAGGTCCGAGCCATGTTGATCAACACTTAAGAGAAATGTTCGATTCACAGCATAACTATTCATTCTGCTGTGCATCCAAGAACAGTGTTGTATCATGTTGTGCCAGCTTTGGTAGTAGTTAAGCACCCACAATCACTCATCATCATGCAACATCCTTCCGTGCGCCAGTTGCACCCTGTTGGTTACAGCTACCTAGTGTCGCATGACTAAAAAACGACGGGCTCGTTCTGTGTTGGCTGCAATACTAGCTACGTTGGAAGGAGGGGGCGACAACTTACAGTGCTCTAGACCGGGCTGGGTTTCAGCTGTGACGAAGCAGTCGCCAATGGTTGTTGCTGGAGATGGATGTGCAGTGATTTCCCTTTACCCGTTCTGTTCTGCCTGGTATGTCATTGGAGTGCTAATCTCGGATCGATCAATTCGATAAGGGCCTCGGGCTTTTGGACATTGAGGGGGTTTAGTCCAACCCGGTAAATTCATGGAAACCGACGGGGATAAGTCGGATGTGTTTGTTCTTGAAGCAGGAtactgaagctgaagagtcCAATCAGGTGTACGAGACTGTGGCGGCAACTCTGAGTGAGATGACTGTTTCAGATGTATATTGTTTGTTCTGGAACGATGTTAGAAGCATCGAAGTTGCTTGAGAAACAAACACCTTATTACTGTTCACGACCATGGAGATTGTTGCAATTCTGTAGTGGTTGAATACTCGTTGAACTAGGAACTGGGCATTCTTTGGGAGTAACATTGGCCCTCAACATAGGTACTAAGGTAGTACAAGGGTTACTACTGGTCTCTCAATAGTCAGTGGGTTTACGTACGATCTGCTGCATCGATGAATCGTTGTTTTAGTAATTAAACAATGCTATTGTAAGCAAGCGGTTATCGGCTATACGGTTGTACGGTTACACGGAGCTCAAGGCATGGT belongs to Fusarium oxysporum Fo47 chromosome V, complete sequence and includes:
- a CDS encoding metal-dependent protein hydrolase, with translation MAESASKRVKTTGNGPLIGTHNGHFHADEALAVHMLRRLPAYRDASLVRTRDPAVLATCHTVVDVGGEYDAEKRRFDHHQRGFTTTFPGRPTKLSSAGLVFLHFGRAIVAERLGQPEDSADVELIYEKLYENFVEALDAHDNGISVFDPAGIAAAGLEKRFSDGAFGLGAMVGRLNPKWNDPTPSDPAEAQAAEDAKFNEASNRIGEEFDRDLDGYAGSWLPARTIVQEAFTKRTQYDEQGRLLVLEGQSVPWKDHLYTLEDGTPSVLYVLYAEKPEPGAKWRIQCVPESKDSFVSRKPLPEAWRGFRDAELDGISGIPGCVFVHAAGFIGGNKTFEGAKQMALKALGP
- a CDS encoding camp-regulated phospho protein/endosulfine conserved region-domain-containing protein; amino-acid sequence: MNPHQKNKVDVKSLTPEEQRLFRLYGKLPSRSDHFAKHLKDRKYFDSGDYAMSKAGKGDGVDAGAVGSQHPVPENIPHLSSPVNGSGANVPKHAHHGSVPGIQAGSPIKESSFLKSETSADETEGNDADKSKDADAAIPEPVAAGGEGIPIRR